The following are from one region of the Acidimicrobiia bacterium genome:
- the dnaJ gene encoding molecular chaperone DnaJ has protein sequence MKDYYNILGVSRDASSDEIKRSFRKLARETHPDANPDDPTAEERFRDIAEAYEVLSDAQKRARYDRGETFRGQDLFSQFGGLEDILQQFFGGSFGGFGGFGGGGRRGPSRGSDIAIRIDLDLADAAFGTQREVSFVADIACSTCSATGAAPGTTPVTCSTCGGQGRVQAARQTMLGTMMSVQDCPDCSGTGNRIDDPCDDCRGEGRHRGERTLTVDVPAGVDTGTRLRLTGKGAAGQRGAPGGDAYVEIRVADDPRFQRVGDDLHHRVTIGFTEATFGAEIEVPLLDGGTESLDIPAGTQPETIYRLGKQGVPRLQRRGRGDMLVHVEVAVPTDLDDEQEDLLRSYGNLRGEEPAARKRGLFRR, from the coding sequence ATGAAGGACTACTACAACATTCTCGGCGTCTCGCGCGACGCGTCCTCCGATGAGATCAAGCGATCCTTCCGGAAGCTCGCACGGGAAACCCATCCGGATGCGAACCCGGACGACCCGACAGCCGAGGAGCGTTTCCGGGACATCGCAGAGGCCTACGAGGTGCTGTCCGATGCGCAAAAGCGCGCACGGTACGACCGGGGCGAGACCTTCCGAGGACAAGACCTCTTCAGCCAGTTCGGAGGACTCGAGGACATCCTCCAGCAGTTCTTCGGCGGGAGCTTCGGTGGGTTCGGAGGCTTCGGAGGAGGCGGCCGCCGAGGGCCATCGCGCGGCAGCGACATCGCCATACGCATCGACCTCGACCTCGCGGATGCAGCGTTCGGGACGCAGCGTGAGGTCTCGTTCGTTGCAGACATCGCCTGTTCGACCTGCTCGGCAACCGGGGCAGCACCCGGCACGACGCCGGTCACCTGCTCGACCTGTGGCGGCCAGGGTCGGGTGCAAGCCGCCCGCCAAACCATGCTCGGCACGATGATGTCGGTTCAGGACTGCCCGGACTGCTCGGGAACCGGCAACCGCATCGACGATCCGTGCGATGACTGTCGGGGAGAGGGGCGCCATCGCGGGGAGCGAACGCTCACCGTCGATGTTCCTGCAGGTGTGGACACCGGCACGCGACTCCGCCTCACCGGGAAGGGTGCTGCCGGTCAACGAGGAGCCCCAGGCGGCGATGCCTATGTCGAGATCAGGGTTGCCGACGATCCGAGATTCCAACGGGTGGGTGATGACCTCCACCACCGGGTCACGATCGGGTTTACGGAAGCCACCTTCGGTGCCGAGATCGAGGTTCCGCTGCTCGATGGTGGCACCGAATCCCTCGACATACCGGCAGGGACCCAGCCCGAGACGATCTATCGACTCGGGAAGCAAGGTGTGCCACGCCTCCAACGGCGTGGTCGGGGCGACATGCTCGTGCATGTCGAGGTCGCCGTTCCGACGGACCTCGACGACGAGCAGGAGGACCTGCTTCGCAGCTACGGGAACCTCCGCGGCGAGGAGCCCGCGGCGAGAAAGCGCGGCCTGTTCCGTCGATGA
- the hrcA gene encoding heat-inducible transcriptional repressor HrcA → MLDNRRSRVLKALVEEYIRTGEPVSSQSVLTRSGLDVSSATVRNDLARLESYGFVAQPHTSSGRVPTHQGYRFYVDHLAPSKLREATRHRIDSFFHDVHRQVSDLLRETSTFVSDLTTYPSVVVGPVRLNDTVREVRLIGIGGSVVLAVAVADDGRVHQEFVDVGVVPDRDTLESAERLIAAAYEGRSLDDPAKDKLQVSEVSAVVRRVITPVTSKLATAGDQHREVYVGGTAQMVSLWNDLTMVQRLLELIDQQASLVDLVSDDAGGTQVRFGPDVGDVDDLAVVSTTYEMASGATGQIGVIGPMRMNYRRTIRVVEKVSESLKGQLGADE, encoded by the coding sequence ATGCTCGACAACCGACGATCGCGGGTCCTCAAGGCCCTCGTCGAGGAGTACATCCGAACGGGGGAGCCGGTGAGTTCCCAGTCCGTGCTGACGCGGAGCGGACTCGATGTGAGTTCCGCAACGGTGCGCAACGACCTCGCGCGCTTGGAATCGTACGGTTTCGTCGCCCAGCCCCATACTTCGTCGGGCCGAGTCCCGACCCACCAGGGGTACCGATTCTATGTGGATCACCTCGCCCCGTCGAAGCTGCGCGAAGCGACCCGGCACCGGATCGATTCGTTCTTCCACGATGTCCACCGGCAGGTCTCCGACCTGCTCAGGGAAACCTCGACCTTCGTGAGCGACCTCACGACCTATCCGTCGGTGGTGGTCGGTCCCGTACGGCTGAACGACACCGTTCGTGAGGTCCGCCTCATCGGTATCGGTGGCAGCGTCGTGCTCGCGGTCGCGGTCGCCGACGACGGCCGCGTCCATCAGGAGTTCGTCGATGTCGGGGTCGTTCCCGACCGTGACACGCTCGAGTCCGCCGAGCGTCTGATCGCGGCCGCCTACGAAGGTCGGTCGCTTGACGATCCGGCAAAGGACAAACTCCAGGTGTCGGAAGTATCGGCCGTCGTGCGGAGGGTGATCACTCCGGTCACGAGCAAGCTCGCGACGGCGGGAGATCAGCATCGTGAGGTCTATGTGGGTGGGACTGCCCAGATGGTGTCGCTGTGGAACGATCTGACGATGGTGCAGCGGCTTCTCGAGCTGATCGATCAACAAGCATCGCTCGTCGACCTCGTGAGCGACGATGCGGGCGGCACCCAGGTCCGGTTCGGGCCCGATGTGGGAGATGTCGACGATCTCGCCGTGGTGTCGACAACCTACGAAATGGCGTCGGGCGCAACCGGCCAGATCGGCGTCATCGGTCCGATGCGCATGAACTACCGGCGGACGATCCGGGTCGTCGAAAAGGTGTCGGAGAGCCTCAAGGGACAGCTTGGGGCCGACGAATGA
- the hemW gene encoding radical SAM family heme chaperone HemW has translation MSDPRKQPQVRPDSPVLADCAATWKSAYIHIPFCLRRCPYCDFAIVDESSRGRTEVDRYVASVLAEIEMESGIGRLDAINVGGGTPTRLPPVMLKRIVEHVIDRHDARHDIEISLEANPEDWDESMASELVAAGFNRVSFGAQSFDESVLSALGRSHTPDDIDRAVHTAREAGFSSVSLDLIFGHPAESDTSWELTVRRALSLDSDHLSTYALTVEPGTLLARQVQGGATGPDDDVQADRYHRFLSLAEPEGFVRYEVSNHARAGHACRYNLSTWAHGEYLGFGMAAHDHIAGTRSRNHRRLDRYLDAVEAGIRPRLGSEVLDATDAERDALMLGLRLACGARMTKTAQRFWESDPGQRLADAGLLTIADGRLVAPRPMLADTVIREALSVSASDC, from the coding sequence ATGAGTGATCCGCGTAAGCAACCGCAGGTCCGCCCCGACAGCCCTGTCCTCGCTGACTGCGCAGCCACATGGAAGTCGGCCTACATCCACATTCCGTTCTGTCTTCGCCGATGCCCGTACTGTGACTTCGCGATCGTCGATGAATCATCTCGGGGACGAACGGAGGTCGATCGCTATGTTGCGTCGGTTCTGGCCGAGATCGAGATGGAATCCGGCATCGGCCGACTCGACGCGATCAATGTCGGGGGCGGAACGCCCACCCGCCTTCCCCCGGTCATGCTCAAGCGCATCGTCGAGCATGTGATCGACCGACACGATGCGAGGCACGACATCGAGATCTCGCTCGAGGCCAACCCCGAGGACTGGGACGAATCGATGGCAAGCGAGCTCGTCGCTGCGGGATTCAACCGCGTCTCGTTCGGTGCGCAGTCGTTCGATGAATCGGTGCTGTCGGCTCTCGGCCGAAGTCATACACCCGACGACATCGACCGAGCCGTCCACACCGCACGCGAAGCAGGGTTCTCGTCAGTCTCGCTCGACCTGATCTTCGGCCATCCCGCGGAGTCGGACACCTCGTGGGAGCTCACGGTGCGCAGAGCACTCAGCCTCGACTCCGACCATCTCTCGACCTATGCGCTCACCGTGGAACCCGGCACGCTGCTGGCACGCCAAGTCCAAGGAGGGGCTACAGGGCCCGATGACGATGTGCAGGCCGACCGCTACCACCGATTCCTGTCCCTCGCAGAACCCGAAGGGTTCGTTCGATACGAGGTCTCGAACCACGCCCGCGCGGGGCATGCGTGTCGCTACAACCTATCCACTTGGGCACACGGGGAATACCTCGGATTCGGGATGGCTGCCCACGACCACATCGCAGGAACCCGATCCCGTAACCACCGCCGACTCGACCGCTACCTCGATGCCGTCGAGGCAGGGATCCGGCCCCGCCTCGGATCGGAGGTACTCGACGCAACCGACGCAGAACGCGACGCCTTGATGCTCGGGCTACGCCTCGCCTGCGGAGCCCGCATGACCAAGACCGCGCAGCGATTCTGGGAGTCGGACCCCGGGCAGCGGCTCGCTGATGCGGGTCTTCTGACGATCGCCGACGGCAGGCTCGTTGCCCCAAGACCCATGCTTGCGGACACGGTCATCCGCGAAGCGTTATCAGTCTCGGCATCCGATTGCTAA